One genomic window of Arachis hypogaea cultivar Tifrunner chromosome 8, arahy.Tifrunner.gnm2.J5K5, whole genome shotgun sequence includes the following:
- the LOC112707295 gene encoding G-type lectin S-receptor-like serine/threonine-protein kinase At4g27290: MQRMKNFHHFVPIIFHLFLYFLLSKTIAATDTLTQFQSLSENQTLVSKNGDFELGFFTLDNSTNINYYLGIWYKNIPVRTIVWVANREKPATNRNFVVLLINNTANSTILLTQKNKNTVLWSVSISRKPKNPILQLLDSGNLVLRDENDENEEKNYLWQSFDYPGDTLLPGMKVGKDLRTGFDWRVTAWKNENDPSPGTLNWVMDVTMWPEPMQRIGTVKQYNSGPWNGVQYSAKPTNKPSPAFEFIYFADENQVYYMFKLVNNSVKARMMLNQTTNKIMQLVWTQGVWKMYGSMPRDFCDEYGACGPNGKCDMAESPNDCECLRGYRPKSPKEWIGLNYEGGCLRDKPLNCESDGFIKYVKMKVPDTENCWYLNQSMNSVECRDKCLRNCSCMAYANSDIRGEGNGCALWFGDLNDLRVQPNAGQDLYVRVPASELETRNGSKVKIEIAVGSTIFVVLCSLLLVLYFTCIRGRSSKAKENAAIMDSFIEEQEGHLELPLFDLSSLAKATGNFSINNKVGEGGFGPVYKGLLKNGQEIAVKRLRRGSVQGLKEFKNEIALIVKLQHRNLVKLHGCCIHNEEKMLVYEYLPNKSLDLFIFDQTRRKLLDWSKCFHMIFGIAKGLLYLHRDSRLRIIHRDLKASNILLDSEMNPKISDFGMARILGGDQIATTTRRVVGTYGYMAPEYAIDGNFSVKSDVFSFGVLLLEILSGKKNKGNHWENESTDLIGYAWDLWTEERPLEIVDDILKESCNLSEVLRCIQISLLCLEQHPYDRPDMSSVIMMFGSEIPLPKPKQPALFVGEYAYQYDSANELSIEVLESR; the protein is encoded by the exons ATGCAAAGAATGAAAAACTTTCACCACTTTGTACCAATTATTTTCCacctttttctctattttcttctctCCAAAACCATAGCTGCAACAGATACCTTAACTCAATTCCAGTCTCTAAGTGAAAACCAAACATTAGTCTCCAAGAATGGAGACTTTGAACTTGGTTTCTTCACTCTTGATAACTCCACCAACATCAATTATTACCTTGGCATTTGGTACAAGAACATCCCAGTCAGAACCATAGTATGGGTTGCAAATCGTGAAAAACCCGCCACAAATCGCAACTTTGTTGTGTTGCTGATAAACAACACAGCAAATAGCACAATCCTCCTTActcagaaaaacaagaacactgtTCTATGGTCTGTGAGCATATCAAGAAAACCCAAGAATCCAATTCTACAACTGTTGGATTCAGGAAACCTTGTTCTGAGAGATGAAAATGACGAGAATGAAGAGAAGAACTATCTATGGCAAAGTTTTGATTATCCTGGTGATACACTCTTGCCAGGAATGAAGGTTGGGAAGGATTTAAGAACTGGTTTCGATTGGCGCGTAACGGCGTGGAAGAATGAGAATGATCCTTCACCAGGAACCTTGAATTGGGTTATGGATGTTACCATGTGGCCTGAACCGATGCAGAGGATTGGAACAGTGAAGCAGTACAATAGTGGTCCTTGGAATGGAGTTCAATACAGTgccaaaccaacaaacaagccTAGCCCGGCTTTCGAGTTCATCTACTTTGCTGATGAAAACCAAGTTTACTACATGTTCAAACTTGTTAACAACTCTGTCAAAGCTAGAATGATGTTGAACCAAACCACAAACAAGATTATGCAGCTTGTGTGGACACAAGGTGTTTGGAAGATGTATGGTTCGATGCCAAGGGATTTTTGTGATGAGTATGGTGCTTGTGGTCCTAATGGGAAATGTGACATGGCTGAGTCTCCAAATGATTGTGAATGTTTGAGAGGGTATAGGCCTAAGTCGCCAAAAGAATGGATCGGATTGAATTATGAAGGAGGTTGCTTGCGCGACAAGCCACTGAATTGCGAAAGCGATGGGTTTATCAAGTATGTTAAGATGAAGGTGCCTGATACTGAGAATTGTTGGTACTTAAATCAGAGTATGAACTCGGTTGAGTGCAGAGATAAGTGCTTGAGGAATTGTTCTTGTATGGCTTATGCGAATTCGGATATTCGAGGAGAAGGCAATGGTTGTGCTTTGTGGTTTGGTGATCTTAATGACTTGAGAGTTCAACCAAATGCAGGGCAAGATCTTTATGTTAGAGTTCCTGCCTCAGAATTAG AGACAAGAAACGGAAGCAAGGTCAAGATAGAAATTGCAGTTGGAAGCACAATTTTTGTTGTATTATGTAGCTTGCTCTTAGTTCTCTACTTCACTTGCATAAGAGGAAGAAGTTCCAAGGCCAAAG AGAATGCAGCAATAATGGATAGTTTCATTGAAGAACAAGAGGGTCATCTAGAGCTTCCATTGTTTGATCTATCTAGTTTAGCTAAAGCTACTGGTAACTTTTCAATCAATAATAAGGTTGGAGAAGGTGGTTTTGGACCTGTATACAAG GGATTATTGAAAAATGGGCAAGAGATTGCTGTTAAAAGACTTCGTAGAGGTTCTGTACAAGGGctcaaagaattcaaaaatgaaaTTGCGCTGATTGTTAAACTTCAACATCGTAATCTTGTGAAGCTTCATGGATGTTGCATTCACAATGAAGAGAAAATGCTTGTATATGAATACTTGCCAAACAAAAGTTTGGATCTCTTCATATTTG ATCAAACGCGGAGAAAGCTCTTGGATTGGTCGAAGTGCTTCCATATGATTTTTGGGATTGCAAAGGGTCTCCTTTATCTTCATCGAGATTCAAGACTTAGAATCATTCACAGAGATCTTAAAGCAAGTAATATCTTACTTGACAGTGAAATGAATCCTAAAATATCGGATTTTGGCATGGCTAGAATTTTGGGAGGAGACCAAATTGCAACAACGACGCGACGAGTGGTTGGAACATA TGGATATATGGCACCAGAATACGCAATAGATGGAAACTTCTCAGTAAAATCTGATGTCTTTAGCTTTGGCGTTTTGTTACTGGAGATACTATCcggaaagaaaaacaaaggaaatcATTGGGAAAATGAAAGCACAGACCTTATTGGTTAT GCATGGGATTTGTGGACAGAAGAAAGGCCTCTAGAAATTGTTGATGATATCCTAAAAGAGTCTTGTAACCTCTCTGAAGTATTGAGATGCATTCAGATTAGTCTTCTTTGTTTGGAGCAACATCCATATGACAGACCAGACATGTCATCAGTGATTATGATGTTTGGAAGTGAAATTCCCTTGCCTAAGCCAAAGCAACCTGCTCTATTTGTTGGAGAATATGCATATCAATATGATTCTGCCAATGAATTAAGTATCGAAGTCTTAGAATCTAGATGA
- the LOC112707301 gene encoding G-type lectin S-receptor-like serine/threonine-protein kinase SD1-1, translated as MDLLLLTLHLLLLPFTTSQQQNQNYPSSGTQRNDTYCDYPSVCGPNGNCDINQSPACFCLDGFTPKSPSGYSSMDYTQGCVRNKALNCSTDVFVAYSVFKEPSGGYSLLNQRLGAEGCKGSCKSNCSCMAYSVTGSACKLWSGDLFDVRLVKEGGQALYIRMSASEEHKSGGGNHKKIVGIIVGSTVATVSGMIMILACCYIFRKRRKKLEDMRLRASEIVDQINEYEEGDIELPFLDLSRIVEATGNFAMGNKLGEGGFGPVYKGTLDDGRQIAVKKLSSSSGQGINEFKNEVLLIAKLQHRNLVRLLGCCIEDEEKLLIYEYMPNKSLDGFIFDQTRRKLLDWPKRFNIICGISRGLLYLHEDSRLRIIHRDLKASNILLDNEMDPKISDFGLARCFGGDQSKGNTKKIVGTFGYMAPEYAISGHFSVKSDVFSFGILLLEIITGRKNRGIYFPSDNVNLYGHAWDLWKQGRSLELVDECLKESWNSSEAQRCIHICLLCAQQHPQDRPDMSSVVLMLGSEIDLPQPKFPTFIIGGNSDGKSSSSCQNEISITEVEPR; from the exons ATGGACCTGCTTCTCCtcactcttcatcttcttctcttacCCTTCACAACATCACAACAACAGAACCAAAACTACCCTTCTTCTGGGACACAAAGAAACGATACCTACTGTGACTACCCTTCAGTTTGTGGACCAAATGGGAACTGTGACATTAATCAATCACCAGCATGTTTCTGTTTGGATGGTTTCACACCTAAGTCACCGAGTGGTTACAGTTCAATGGATTATACACAGGGCTGTGTTAGAAACAAGGCTTTGAATTGTAGCACTGACGTGTTTGTTGCTTATTCTGTGTTCAAGGAACCAAGTGGCGGCTACTCTTTGTTGAACCAAAGATTGGGAGCGGAAGGTTGCAAGGGAAGCTGCAAGAGTAATTGTTCTTGCATGGCTTATTCTGTAACTGGGAGTGCATGCAAATTGTGGAGTGGTGATTTGTTTGATGTTAGGTTGGTTAAGGAAGGTGGTCAAGCTCTTTATATTCGAATGTCAGCTTCAGAGGAACACA AATCTGGAGGGGGAAATCACAAGAAGATAGTTGGAATAATAGTAGGAAGCACAGTTGCTACAGTTTCTGGAATGATAATGATATTGGCCTGTTGTTACATAttcagaaaaagaagaaagaagttagAAG ATATGAGATTGAGAGCTAGTGAGATTGTTGATCAAATCAATGAATATGAAGAAGGAGATATAGAGCTTCCATTTCTTGACCTATCAAGAATAGTTGAAGCCACTGGTAATTTTGCAATGGGAAACAAGTTAGGGGAAGGTGGTTTTGGACCTGTGTACAAG GGGACATTAGATGATGGTCGTCAAATCGCGGTAAAGAAGCTTTCGAGTAGTTCTGGGCAGGGGATAAATGAATTCAAGAATGAAGTACTACTCATAGCCAAACTTCAACACCGAAATCTTGTAAGGCTTCTCGGATGTTGCATCGAAGATGAAGAGAAACTGCTGATATATGAGTACATGCCTAATAAAAGCTTAGACGGCTTTATTTTTG ATCAAACACGGAGAAAATTATTGGATTGGCCTAAGCGTTTCAACATCATTTGTGGGATTTCTAGAGGCCTACTTTATCTTCACGAGGATTCTAGGTTGAGGATTATACATAGAGATCTCAAAGCAAGTAACATTTTATTGGACAATGAGATGGATCCAAAGATCTCTGACTTTGGTTTGGCTCGATGTTTTGGAGGAGATCAAAGCAAAGGAAATACAAAGAAAATAGTAGGAACTTT TGGATATATGGCACCAGAATATGCTATTAGTGGACACTTCTCGGTAAAATCTGATGTGTTCAGTTTCGGAATTTTGTTGCTGGAGATAATCACAGGGAGAAAAAATAGAGGGATATATTTTCCAAGTGACAATGTGAATCTATATGGACAT GCATGGGATCTATGGAAGCAAGGAAGGTCCTTAGAACTAGTTGATGAATGCCTTAAGGAGTCATGGAATTCGTCGGAAGCGCAGCGCTGCATCCACATTTGCCTGCTATGCGCGCAGCAGCATCCGCAAGATAGGCCGGACATGTCATCTGTGGTTCTGATGTTAGGAAGTGAAATCGATTTGCCTCAACCAAAGTTTCCTACTTTCATCATTGGTGGAAATTCTGATGGCAAAAGTTCTTCCTCTTGTCAAAATGAAATAAGCATTACAGAGGTGGAACCTCGATAA